From a single Pseudomonas sp. A34-9 genomic region:
- a CDS encoding ABC transporter substrate-binding protein encodes MKSNKTLLTTLLSMGLLASAGAVQAAGWCESGKPVKFAGLNWESGMLLTDVLQVVLEKGYDCKTDSLPGNSITMENALSSNDIQVFAEEWVGRSEVWNKAEKAGKVVGVGAPVVGAVEGWYVPRYVIEGDAKRKLEPKAPDLKNIADLGKYAAVFKDAEEPSKGRFYNCPAGWTCELDNSEMLKSYGLESSYTNFRPGTGPALDAAVLSSYKRGEPILFYYWSPTPLMGQVDLVKLEEKPGVDKSVSIKVGLSKTFHDEAPELVAVLEKVNLPIDLLNQNLGRMAKERIESPKLAKIFLKEHPEVWHAWVSDDAARKIDAAL; translated from the coding sequence ATGAAATCGAACAAGACCCTGCTGACCACACTGCTTTCCATGGGCCTGCTCGCCAGTGCCGGTGCCGTTCAGGCCGCCGGTTGGTGCGAATCGGGCAAACCGGTGAAATTTGCCGGGCTGAACTGGGAAAGCGGCATGCTGCTGACCGACGTCCTGCAAGTGGTGCTGGAGAAAGGCTACGACTGCAAAACCGACAGCCTGCCGGGCAACTCCATCACCATGGAAAACGCCCTGAGCAGCAACGATATTCAGGTGTTCGCCGAAGAGTGGGTCGGCCGTAGCGAGGTCTGGAACAAGGCCGAGAAGGCCGGCAAGGTCGTCGGCGTCGGCGCACCCGTGGTGGGCGCGGTGGAAGGCTGGTACGTGCCGCGCTACGTGATCGAAGGCGACGCCAAGCGCAAGCTCGAGCCGAAAGCGCCAGACCTGAAAAACATCGCTGACCTGGGCAAATACGCCGCTGTGTTCAAGGACGCCGAAGAGCCATCCAAGGGGCGTTTCTACAACTGCCCGGCCGGCTGGACCTGCGAGCTCGATAACAGCGAAATGCTGAAAAGCTACGGCCTGGAAAGCAGCTACACCAACTTCCGTCCGGGCACAGGCCCGGCGCTGGATGCGGCGGTGCTGTCGAGCTACAAGCGTGGTGAGCCGATCCTGTTCTACTACTGGTCGCCAACCCCGCTGATGGGGCAGGTCGATCTGGTCAAACTCGAAGAAAAACCGGGCGTCGACAAGTCTGTGAGCATCAAAGTCGGCCTGTCCAAGACCTTCCACGACGAGGCCCCGGAACTGGTCGCCGTGCTGGAAAAGGTCAACCTGCCGATCGACCTGTTGAACCAGAACCTGGGCCGCATGGCCAAGGAACGTATCGAGTCGCCAAAACTGGCGAAAATCTTCCTCAAGGAACATCCTGAGGTCTGGCACGCATGGGTGAGCGACGACGCAGCCAGGAAAATCGACGCGGCCTTGTAG
- a CDS encoding proline/glycine betaine ABC transporter permease, whose protein sequence is MFPESFTFSIADWVNGWVDSLVTNYGDVFRHISDTLLWAIVNLEGLLRAAPWWLMLAIVGVVAWHATRKVVTTAVIVGLLFLVGAVGLWDKLMQTLALMMVATIISVLIGIPLGILSARSNRLRSVLMPLLDIMQTMPSFVYLIPVLMLFGLGKVPAIFATVIYAAPPLIRLTDLGIRQVDGEVMEAINAFGANRWQQLFGVQLPLALPSIMAGINQTTMMALSMVVIASMIGARGLGEDVLVGIQTLNVGRGLEAGLAIVILAVVIDRITQAYGRPRHEVSK, encoded by the coding sequence ATGTTTCCCGAAAGCTTTACCTTTTCCATCGCCGACTGGGTCAACGGTTGGGTCGATTCGCTGGTCACCAACTACGGTGATGTGTTCCGCCACATCTCTGACACCCTGCTCTGGGCCATCGTCAATCTCGAAGGTTTGCTGCGTGCGGCGCCGTGGTGGTTGATGCTGGCGATCGTCGGTGTGGTCGCCTGGCATGCCACGCGCAAAGTCGTGACCACGGCGGTCATCGTCGGTCTGCTGTTCCTCGTTGGCGCTGTCGGCCTGTGGGACAAACTCATGCAAACCCTGGCGCTGATGATGGTCGCGACGATCATTTCGGTGCTGATCGGCATCCCGCTGGGGATTCTCTCGGCGCGCAGCAATCGCCTGCGTTCGGTGCTGATGCCGCTGCTCGACATCATGCAAACCATGCCAAGTTTCGTGTACCTGATCCCGGTGCTGATGCTGTTCGGTCTGGGCAAGGTGCCGGCGATTTTCGCTACCGTTATCTATGCCGCGCCACCGCTGATTCGCCTGACCGATCTGGGCATTCGCCAGGTCGACGGCGAAGTGATGGAAGCGATCAACGCTTTCGGCGCCAACCGCTGGCAGCAACTGTTTGGCGTGCAACTGCCGCTGGCCCTGCCAAGCATCATGGCCGGGATCAACCAGACCACCATGATGGCCCTGTCGATGGTGGTGATCGCCTCGATGATCGGTGCCCGGGGCCTGGGTGAAGATGTGCTGGTGGGGATTCAGACCCTCAACGTCGGACGCGGTCTTGAGGCCGGTCTGGCGATCGTGATTCTCGCAGTGGTCATCGACCGCATTACTCAGGCGTACGGTCGGCCACGGCATGAGGTGAGCAAATGA